A genomic region of Luteibacter aegosomatissinici contains the following coding sequences:
- a CDS encoding CDP-alcohol phosphatidyltransferase family protein, with product MRLKLRAPYENLVTLANFITLCSLTCAVLIINRALSGELAYLGTLFIACLVCDGADGFVARKTGSSSDLGTQLDSLSDAIAFGVVPVVVAGTYLRSIGAEAFLPAQIAFCACAVMRLAMFNVQKDKSIFLGLNTPSAASLVVVLIAIGRYSGASWPADTIQGVINVMLFVLAASMISPFRYLSSKSLKLKLNATTVLIGAAFVVGSIWFSPWSVYAYLVIYALSGPITATWLMLRRLRRPRSTR from the coding sequence ATGCGTCTGAAACTGCGTGCCCCCTATGAGAACCTGGTGACGCTGGCCAACTTCATCACGTTGTGCTCGCTGACCTGCGCCGTCCTGATCATCAACCGCGCGCTCTCCGGTGAGCTGGCCTACCTGGGCACGTTGTTTATCGCCTGCCTGGTCTGCGACGGTGCCGACGGGTTCGTCGCACGCAAGACCGGGTCATCCAGCGACCTGGGAACGCAGCTGGATAGCCTTTCCGACGCTATCGCGTTCGGCGTGGTGCCGGTGGTGGTCGCAGGCACCTACCTGCGTTCGATTGGCGCGGAGGCGTTCCTGCCCGCACAGATCGCCTTCTGCGCGTGTGCCGTCATGCGCCTGGCCATGTTCAACGTCCAGAAGGACAAGTCGATTTTCCTCGGCCTGAACACGCCATCGGCGGCCTCGCTCGTGGTGGTGCTCATCGCGATTGGCCGCTACAGCGGCGCCAGCTGGCCCGCTGACACCATCCAGGGCGTCATCAACGTCATGCTCTTCGTGCTGGCCGCATCGATGATCAGCCCGTTCCGCTACCTGAGCAGCAAATCGCTGAAGCTCAAGCTGAACGCGACGACGGTGCTGATCGGCGCCGCGTTCGTGGTGGGATCCATCTGGTTCTCGCCGTGGTCGGTGTACGCATACCTGGTGATTTATGCCCTTTCGGGCCCGATCACGGCGACCTGGCTAATGCTGCGCCGCCTGCGCCGCCCGCGGAGTACGCGCTAG
- a CDS encoding sulfite reductase subunit alpha encodes MKSAWGQLGIGALLLLAVALFAHWQDFSGLRVGQPGRVAWAGMAAVGWAAWVAVATRPRRRDPALQTPGGILVVHASQTGFATELAERTAASLRAGGIAVELRDMASLSAADLSSHTRALFVASTTGEGDAPDTATAFQRDVMRVAVDLRALKYAVLALGDRDYEDFCAFGRDIDRWLRERGATPWFDRVDVDNGDEGALRHWQGQVTQLAGAAEQPDWSRPAYQPWFLQERRLLNPGSAGAPCFHLALVPDDPANLRWEAGDIAEIGPRRSRADDESLPHREYSIASVPADGALHLVVRQQRGADGLLGSGSGWLTDIAHEGDGIDLRVRRNAGFHAPADDRPVLFIGNGTGIAGLRALLKTRMARGHARNWLVFGERHEHSDRLHVDELERWRDEGAIERLDLVWSRDARSVRYVQDRLRVAAEALRDFIGQGASIYVCGSLAGMAPGVDGALREVLGDRQVEALAAAGRYRRDVY; translated from the coding sequence GTGAAAAGCGCGTGGGGGCAGCTTGGCATTGGCGCATTGCTCTTGCTGGCGGTCGCGTTATTCGCCCACTGGCAGGATTTCTCTGGCCTGCGCGTGGGCCAGCCAGGGCGAGTGGCGTGGGCTGGCATGGCGGCCGTGGGCTGGGCCGCATGGGTCGCCGTCGCCACCCGCCCACGGCGGCGCGATCCGGCGCTGCAGACACCTGGCGGTATCCTGGTGGTGCACGCCTCGCAGACCGGCTTCGCGACGGAACTGGCTGAGCGAACGGCCGCATCGTTGCGCGCGGGTGGCATCGCTGTCGAACTGCGCGACATGGCATCTCTTTCCGCGGCCGACCTTTCGTCGCACACGCGTGCGTTGTTCGTGGCCAGCACCACGGGCGAAGGCGATGCGCCGGATACCGCGACAGCATTCCAGCGCGATGTGATGCGCGTGGCCGTTGACCTGCGCGCGCTGAAGTATGCCGTCCTCGCGCTGGGCGATCGCGACTATGAGGACTTCTGCGCCTTCGGTCGGGACATTGACCGGTGGCTGCGCGAGCGTGGTGCGACGCCCTGGTTCGATCGGGTGGATGTCGATAACGGTGACGAGGGGGCGCTGCGCCACTGGCAGGGCCAGGTCACACAGCTGGCGGGTGCCGCAGAACAGCCGGATTGGTCGCGCCCTGCCTACCAGCCGTGGTTCCTGCAGGAGCGGCGCCTGCTCAACCCAGGCAGCGCGGGCGCACCGTGCTTCCACCTTGCGCTCGTTCCCGATGATCCTGCGAACCTCCGTTGGGAAGCGGGCGACATTGCCGAGATCGGCCCACGCCGGTCGCGGGCCGATGATGAGTCGCTGCCGCACCGCGAGTATTCGATCGCGTCCGTGCCGGCCGATGGCGCCCTGCACCTCGTGGTGCGCCAGCAGCGCGGTGCCGATGGCTTACTGGGCAGTGGCTCCGGCTGGCTCACGGACATAGCCCACGAGGGCGATGGCATCGATTTGCGCGTACGCCGCAATGCGGGCTTCCATGCTCCGGCCGATGACAGGCCGGTCCTGTTCATCGGCAACGGCACGGGTATCGCCGGCCTGCGCGCGCTGCTGAAGACACGCATGGCACGTGGGCACGCGCGCAACTGGCTGGTGTTCGGCGAGCGCCATGAGCATTCCGATCGCCTGCATGTGGACGAGCTGGAGCGTTGGCGCGACGAGGGCGCGATTGAACGACTCGACCTCGTCTGGTCACGCGACGCGCGCAGCGTACGCTACGTGCAGGATCGCTTGCGCGTAGCGGCTGAGGCGTTGCGCGACTTTATCGGCCAGGGTGCAAGCATCTACGTATGCGGCAGCTTGGCCGGGATGGCCCCCGGTGTGGATGGCGCACTGCGCGAGGTTCTTGGTGATCGCCAGGTCGAGGCACTGGCCGCGGCGGGACGCTACCGGCGCGACGTCTACTAG
- a CDS encoding FAD:protein FMN transferase, whose protein sequence is MGTTWSVNAVLPPNARETAIERGIQAEVDRVVAQMSTYEADSDLSRFNRAPAGTWQALPPEFYGVLRYALSLARDSGGAYDPTVGPLVNLWGFGPDKRPHDAPDTAAIAAARARVGWQRIKLDDVGHRAFQPGGVYVDLSSVAKGFGVDQVARFLDREGVTSYLVEVGGELRAHGHKPDGTPWHVGIERPGAASAAVDSVDEVERIVSLTDKAIATSGDYRHFFESGGRFYSHHIDPRTGYPVAHTVASVSIVADDCMHADSLGTTMTVLGPDEGMVYAKQHGIAVLFVLYRGDGKFEERMSPAFVKAVQ, encoded by the coding sequence ATGGGCACGACGTGGTCAGTGAACGCCGTGCTGCCGCCCAACGCCAGGGAGACCGCCATCGAACGCGGCATCCAGGCGGAAGTGGATCGTGTCGTCGCGCAGATGAGCACCTATGAAGCCGACTCCGACCTGAGTCGCTTCAACCGCGCACCTGCGGGTACGTGGCAGGCCTTGCCACCGGAGTTCTACGGCGTGCTGCGCTACGCGCTGTCGCTGGCCAGGGATTCCGGGGGGGCTTACGACCCCACCGTGGGCCCGCTGGTCAACCTGTGGGGGTTCGGCCCGGACAAACGCCCACACGATGCCCCCGATACCGCGGCGATCGCCGCGGCACGCGCACGCGTGGGCTGGCAACGCATCAAGCTCGACGACGTCGGCCATCGCGCCTTCCAGCCCGGCGGCGTGTATGTCGATCTTTCCTCGGTCGCCAAGGGCTTCGGCGTGGACCAGGTCGCCCGCTTCCTCGATCGCGAAGGCGTCACGTCATACCTGGTCGAGGTGGGCGGTGAGCTGCGCGCGCATGGTCACAAGCCTGACGGCACCCCATGGCATGTGGGGATAGAACGCCCCGGCGCGGCATCGGCGGCGGTCGATAGCGTTGACGAGGTGGAGCGCATCGTCTCACTGACCGACAAGGCGATCGCGACGTCGGGCGACTACCGCCACTTTTTTGAATCCGGCGGCAGGTTCTATTCGCACCACATCGATCCGCGCACCGGCTATCCCGTGGCACATACCGTGGCCTCGGTGAGCATCGTGGCGGATGACTGCATGCATGCCGATTCGCTGGGCACCACGATGACGGTGCTCGGCCCCGACGAGGGCATGGTCTACGCGAAGCAGCATGGCATTGCCGTGCTGTTTGTCCTTTATCGCGGCGATGGCAAGTTCGAAGAGCGCATGTCGCCGGCATTCGTAAAGGCCGTTCAGTGA